Below is a genomic region from Mycolicibacter hiberniae.
TGCGATCGCCGCGCCGGCCGCGCACGCCCGCACGTCGCACGGGCTGACCACGGCGACGAGGTCGGCGAGGCTCAGGGCAGTCTCGGTGGGTTCGGCCAGCGCCCGGGGCAGATCGCAGATGACGGTGACCCCGCCGCGACGGCCCGCGTCGATGACGGCGTCGAGGGCCCCGGATTCGGCGTCCGGCCCTTGCGCGGCGCGGTGGCCGCGGCCCGGGCCCGACAGCACACTGACTCCGTGCCGGCGGGGTAGCGCCGCACGCAGTGCCGGCCAGGTCAGTCGTCCGCTGTGCTGAGCCAAGTCGCTCCAGCGCAGGCCGGCGGCATTCTCGGTACCCGCCAGCAGGTCGATGCCGGCGCCGCTGGTGTCCAGATCGATCAACAGCGCAGCGCCGGCGCGCTGCGCCAACGCCGTGGCCAGCAGCGAGGTTCCTGCTCCCCCGCATGCGCCGATCACCGCGACGACGGCACCGCGGCCGTGCCCGTCACCGGCCGACTCACCGGCCTCGGCCAGCGCAGCCACCAACTCGTTGCCCTCGGCGGGCAGCGCCAGGACCCGTTGCGCGCCGACGGCGACGCCGGTTCGCCAGGACGCCGCGCTCGGCTGGGCGGCCGTGAGCACGATGACGCCGGCCCGGCGCGGCAGCCGGGCCCTGCCGCAGCGGGCGGCAGCGTCCTCGTCGAGCACGACCGCCGCGGCAGCCGACCAGGTGCTGCGGCTCGGCAGGGTCGCGCCGAGATGGCGGACGTGCGTACCGACCGCCGCGGCCACCCGGTCCACCTCGTCGCGCAGGGTGGCCTGGGCGACCAGGGACAGCAGGCCGGCGGATGAACTCACCGCTTCACCGTCACGCTGGGGTCCCGGCAGCGCCACCCCATCCCAGGCGTGTGTGGATGAATTGTTCGCCTGTGGACAACTCCGGTTGAGCGTTGCCGGAAAAAACCGGACAAATGGCATGAAAAACCGGATCTGTAACACGTTCCAGTCGGCGCAGAGGGGGTCCCGGCGAACACATTGCCGGAGAAAAAAGACGACCCCCGCCAGGGGGGGAGGAGGCGGAGGTCGTCGCGTATCAACCCCGGGGGGTCGGGCCGATACACCCTCGACATAAGCCGAGTGATGTCCACTATACACATGACAGGGCGGTGGGGCGCAAGTATCACTTTGGAAGCATTTTCATTATGTCGGACTACGTGTGAAGTGCTGTTTCGGGCGTAGCACCGGTCCGGCCGGCCGCTCGGACCTATGCTGAGCCGGTGACCGCCCCCACCCCGCAGCCGCAGTCACCACCCACGCCGGCGCCGGCCTCCCCGGCCCTCTCGGCGACCGGGCCAACCCGCACAGCGGCCTTCCTGGACCTCGACCAGACGGTGATCGCGAAGTCCAGCGCCCTGGCCTTCAGCAAACCCTTCATGGCTCAGGGACTGATCAACCGCCGCACGGTTCTCAAGTCGAGCTATGCGCAATTCCTGATGCTGCTTTCCGGCGCCGACCACGATCAGATGGAGCGGATGCGCGCCCACCTGACCAACATGTGCACCGGCTGGAACGTCGAACAGGTCAAGGCGATCGTCAACGAGACCATCCACGACATCGTCACCCCGCTGATCTTCGCGGAGGCGGCGGAGCTGATCGCCGACCACAAACTCTGCGGCCGCGACGTCGTGGTGGTCTCAGCCTCCGGCGAGGAGATCGTGGCGCCCATCGCCCGGGCGCTCGGCGCCACCCATGCCATGGCCACGCGGATGGTCGTGGCCGACGGCAAGTACACCGGCGAGATCGCGTTCTACTGCTACGGCGAAGGCAAGGTGCAGGCCATCCGCGAACTGGCCGCTCGCGAGGGCTATCCGCTCGAGCACTGCTACGCCTACTCGGACTCGATCACCGACCTGCCGATGCTGCAGGCAGTCGGTCACCCCTCGGCGGTGAACCCCGACCGCGCCCTGCGCAAAGAGGCGCTCGCCAACGGCTGGCCGGTGCTGACCTTCTCTCGGCCGGTGTCGCTGCGGGACCGCATCCCGGCACCGTCCGGCGCGGCACTGGCCACCACCGCCGCGGTGGGCATCAGCGCGCTGGCCGCCGGCGCGCTGACCTATTCCCTGTTGCGCCGGCTGGCACCCTGACCGACCAGCCAGCAAACAACCCCGGTCACAATCCGATGACACGCGAGCCGGCCGCGCCTATTACCCCTTGCTGTGGCGTGCGTCACGTAGTACAAAGGAACCACGGAAGCCGGCAAGGCCAGGGTCGACCCGGAAGAGAAGGATCGACCTCCCGAACCGTACTTCCGGAGTGCGGAAAGCGGTACCCACGCGCAGCCATAGCCGCGAAGATGGCAGAAGTGTTGCGGGCCTGCGTAATTCCGGTACGTGATCGGTGATGCCAGCCCTTTGGGTGGGGCTGCAGCCGAAGAACGCCGTAGGAGCGCCGAGGCCACCCACGCAGCCCATGTTGGACGCCTGGTAACCGTGTACCGTGCTAGCGGGCGGCGAGCCGAATCCTTCGGAGCGCCGCCCGCTTTGTTCCCCCCAAAGTAGCTGGAACCGGCGCTTAGCGCCCCGCCTCAGCAATCTCCAGCGCATCGAGCGCCCCGGTGCGCATCGCGCCGCAACACAGCAGCAGCCACCCGGTGACACCCTCGCGCGAACCGGTCGCGAAACCCTCCGCCGCGCGCCGGTAGTCGCGCGCCTTGCGCATCCAGGCCACCTCCGGAACGCCCAGTCCATGGCGGTCCAGGCCGCTGGCGATCGTGACCAGGCGGGCCGCGCCCCGGGCCACCACCCCATCGGCGCTGCCGAACGGCGCCAGCGTCAGAAGTTCGCCGTGCACCACCGCGGCGAAAACCGGGGCGGCCACCGAGGTGCCCCCGGTGGCCAGGTCGGCCAGCATCTCCAGCCGGCGCCCCACGGCCGCACCGCCCTCCGGCCGACCGAGCCGCTCCTCGTCGACCAAGTCCGCGGCGGCCAACACGTGCAACCGGGCCAACGCCTGCAGCGGAGCACGGCGCCACACCTCGACCAGCGCGGTCTCCCCGCCTTCTAACGCTTGGGCCACCCGCAGCGCGCCGGCGAACACCGGGTCGGACGTCGCGTCGGCGTCCACGGCAGCGGGCCCCCCGTCAAGAACCGACGAGGCCCGCGCCGCCCGCAGGGACGCCTCCGCGGCGCTGACCGGCCAGCCGCGCATGTTGGTCTTATGCCGATGCACCCGGGCCAGGCCGTCGCGGACCTGCTCGCTGGCTTCGGCAACGCCCGGAAGATCGAGCAACGGGGCCAGGGGATCCTGCGCAGTGGTCACATGCTGTGACACTACCGTCGAGGTGATTAGGCTCCTGACGGTGAGCAGCAACTCAGACACCGCCCCCGCCCCGTCCGCGTCGTCGTACCCGCCCTCGGCCGAGTTCGCCGCCCGGGCCAACGCGGGTCCGGAGTTGTATCGCGCCGCCGCCGACGATCGGCTCGGCTTCTGGGCCGCGCAGGCCAACCGGCTGAGCTGGGCAAAACCGTTCACCGAAGTGCTGGACTACTCCGACGCCCCGTTCGCCCGCTGGTTCGCCGACGGCAAGCTCAACGTCGCCTACAACTGCGTGGATCGCCACGTGGAAGCCGGCCACGGCGAGCGGGTGGCGATCCATTGGGAGGGCGAGCCCGACGGGGACGCCCGCACCATCACCTATGCCGACCTACTGGCCGACGTCTGTCGGGCGGCCAACGCGCTGACCGGCCTGGGCCTGGTCGCCGGTGACCGGGTGGCGATCTATCTGCCGATGATCCCCGAAGCGGTGGTCGCGATGCTGGCGTGCGCCCGGTTGGGCGTCCTGCACACCGTGGTGTTCGCCGGGTTCTCCGCGCACGCGCTGCGGTCGCGCATCGATGACGCCCAGGCCAAGGTGGTGATCACCTCCGACGGCCAGTTCCGCCGTGGCCAGCCGGCACCGCTCAAGCCCGCTGTCGACGAGGCGGTGGCTGAGGCTCCCAGCGTCGAGCACGTACTGGTGGTGCGGCGCACCGGCGGCGAGATGTCCTGGAACCCCGACCGCGACCTGTGGTGGCACGAGGTGGTGGAGCCGGCCGCCGCGCAGCACACGCCCGAGGCCTTCGACGCCGAGCAGCCGCTGTTTCTGCTGTACACGTCGGGGACCACCGGCAAACCGAAGGGCATCGTGCACACCAGCGGTGGTTACCTGACCCAGGCCGCCTACACCCACCACTACGTTTTCGACCTCAAGGCCACATCCGACGTCTTCTGGTGCACCGCCGACGTCGGCTGGGTCACCGGGCACACCTATGCCGTGTACGGACCGCTGGCCAACGGCGCCACCGAGGTGATCTACGAGGGCACCCCGGACTTCCCGGACCACCACCGACACTTCCAGATCATCGAAAAATACGGTGTCACAATCTATTACACCGCACCGACGTTGATCCGCACCTTCATGAAGTGGGGCCGCGAGGTCCCCGACGCCCACAATCTGTCCAGTCTGCGGTTGCTGGGCTCGGTGGGTGAGCCGATCAACCCGGAGGCGTGGCGCTGGTACCGGCGGGTGATCGGTAAGGACGCGGTTCCGGTGGTCGACACCTGGTGGCAGACCGAGACCGGTGCGGCGATGATCTCCCCGCTGCCCGGGGTTTCCGCGGCCAAACCGGGTGCGGCGATGACGCCGCTGCCGGGGATCTCCGCGCGCATCGTCGACGATCACGGTGACCAGTTGGCGCCGGATCAGTCCTCCGGCGAGCCGGTCTCGGGATACCTGGTCATCGACCAGCCCTGGCCGGCGATGACCCGGGGCATCTGGGGCGACCGGCAGCGCTTCATCGACACCTACTGGTCGCGCTTCGCCGAGCAGGGCTGGTACTTCGCCGGCGACGGCGCCCGCTACGACGCCGACGGCGACATCTGGGTGCTGGGCCGCATCGACGACGTGATGAATGTGTCCGGGCACCGCATCTCCACCGCCGAGGTGGAGTCGGCACTGGTCAGTCACGAGGCGGTGGCCGAGGCCGCCGTGGTCGGCGCCATCGACGAGCAGACCGGTCAGCGGATCTGCGCGTTCGTGGTACTGGCGGCCTCCCACAGCCACGTCGGCGGGACTATCGTCGACGAGCTGCGCGAGCGCGTCACCGTGGAGATCTCGCCGATCGCCAAACCGCGTAACGTCCATATCGTCCCGGAGTTGCCCAAGACCCGCAGCGGCAAGATCATGCGGCGCCTGCTGCGCGACATCGCCGACGGCCGCGAACTCGGCGACACCTCAACCCTGGTGGACCCCAGCGTGTTCGACGCGATCCGGGCGGCCGACTAGGACGGGCGCCTAGCCGATCGGCACGAATCCGGCTCCGGGGCGGCCATTTTCGGCGATGTCGCCCAGTACGGCGTTGATCGACACCACGACCGCAGGAGTGTGCAACGGGATGTACTTGATCACGCAGGTGGGCAACGCGTCGCTGAACGCCCCGTGGATCATGCCGACCAGCATGTTGTTCACCACGACCGGCCCGCCGGAGTCGCCGGGGCGTCCGCAGACCTGCATCACGATGGTGCCGGGATCCTGGCCGGGCCCCCAGGTGACACCACACGAGTTGCCCGTGGTGCGGCCCTGCTTGCACGCGATCTGGCCGAACAAGGGGTCCGGCCCGATCCCGCCGATCACAAAGCCGCCGAAGTTGGGCACCGGGGTCACCTTGTCCGGGTCGAACTCGATCACCGCGTAGTCCAAGGCGTCGTTACCGGCCACCATGTGACCGATCGTGCCGCTGCGCTCTGCGCCCTCAGCGGCCACCCGGGCGCCCGGGCCGCCGCAGTGCGCGGAGGTGAAACCGATCAGGGCGCCGGTCCTGTCGTGACCGATCGAGGTCAGCGTGCACAGCGTGTCCTCATCGACCACCAGGCCCGCGCCCCCGCCGAGCACCACCTTGTCGTCGGCGGCTACTCGGACCGCCGGTACGGCGACCGTGGCCAGGGCGACACCAGTCACTCCTGCCAGCAGCGCCATCACGGCGCGCGGCGACCAGCGGTGTGCGATCTGCACTGCGGTTCTCCCGTCGGTTAACTCCACCTCAGTGGTAAATAAACAGCGTAGCGGCGCTGGCGGCTCACCGCGGGTCTGGGCGCGCCGCGACCCGCCCCCACCCACCTCCGCTGAGCTGTCTCCATCGGCCGCGGCTTTACCGGGGTCACTCGTGGGGCCGGCCAGCGCATGGCAACATTAAGCCGCGACGACGGCGAACGGGAGGACAGCCAGTGAGCAAGGCCGATCGCAGGAATGCATCACGCGCCTCGAACAGATCCGCCAGGACGGACCGCAACGGCGTACCCAACGGCTTGGCGACCATCCCGCTTGCCGACCCGCACGCGCTACCGGCCGACCCGTCGCTGGGCGATCTGGTCAAGGACGCCACAGCGCAGATTTCGACGCTGGTGCGCGCGGAGGTCGAACTCGCCCGCGCCGAGATCACCCGCGACGTCAAGAAGGGCCTGACCGGCAGCGTGTTCTTCATCGCGGCCCTGGTCGTGCTGTTCTACTCCACCTTCTTTTTCTTCTTCTTCGTCGCCGAGCTGCTCAACGTGTGGCTGCAGTCCTGGGCTGCCTACCTGATCGTGTTCGGGCTGATGCTGGTGTTCACGGTGGCCCTTGCCCTGATCGGCTACTTGCGGGTTCGCCGCATCCGCGGGCCGCGCAAGACCATCGAGACGGTGCGCGAGGCACGCGATGCGCTGCGCCCCGACCCGGACCGCCTGCACGGCGCGTCGGCGACGGCCGCCACCGACGGCAAGCCGACCACCGATCCGTCGGGCTGGTAGTGCCACCACCGGATCCGTCGATCACCCGCATCGACGGGCCGTGGCGACACTGGGACATCCACGCCAACGGCATTCGCTTCCATGTCGTCGAGGCGGTTCCGGACGGCGACATCGCCGCCGACGGCCCGCCGACGGCACGGCCGCTGGTGATGCTGCTGCACGGGTTCGGGGCGTTCTGGTGGACGTGGCGTCATCAACTGCGCGGGCTGCGCGGCTTTCGAGTCGTCGCGGTCGACCTGCGCGGCTACGGCGGCAGCGACAAGCCGCCCCGCGGCTACGACGGTTGGACGCTGGCCGGCGACACGGCCGGGCTGATCCGGGCCCTGGGACACTCCTCGGCGACCCTGGTGGGCCACGCCGACGGCGGCCTGGTGTGCTGGGCGACCGCGCTGCTGCACCCCCGCTTGGTGCGCGACATCGCGGTGGTCAGCTCGCCGCACCCGGCAGCGCTGCGCAACTCGGCGCTGACCCACGCCGATCAGGGCCGGGCACTGTTGCCGTGGCTGCTGCGCTACCAGGTTCCGTTCTGGCCGGAGCGCACCCTGACCCGGCGGGACGGAGCCGAGATCGAGCGGCTGGTGCGCAGCCGGGCCGGGGCGAGATGGCAGGCAAGCGCCGATTTCACCGAGACGATCGGGCATTTGCGCACCGCGGTGCGCATCCCGTCGGCGGCCCACTGCGCGCTGGAGTACCAGCGCTGGGCGGTGCGCAGCCAACTGCGCGCCGAGGGCCGGCGGTTCATGAAGGCGCTGGACCTGCGCACCTTGGGGATTCCGCTGCTGCATCTCCGCGGCGAGCACGACCCCTACGTGTTGACCGATCCGGTTGAGAAGACCCGGCGGTACGCCCCGCACGGCCGGTATGTGTCGGTGCCCGACGCCGGACACTTCGCTCACGAAGAGTCGCCCGCAGTGGTCAACGAGCACCTGACGCGGTTCCTGCGGGGCGAATCCGGGTGAAACGGGCTGCGGCCCTGGGTTACTCGCCCCCGACACAGGTCTGGGTGGAGACCGGCTGAGTGTTGCCGATGCGGGCCAGTTGGCCCGCCACCTCCTCAGCGGTCATGACGAACCCGGTGTCCGGGTCGTCGACCGCCGCGCCGAACACCACGCCCAGCACCCGGCCGTCCATGCCGATCATGGGACCACCGGAGTTTCCTTGCAGCACAGTGCCTCTGATGGTGTAGACCCGGCGTGTGACCGTCGCGCTGCGGTAGATGTCGGGGCCCTCGAGGTTGATGACGTCGCGGATTCGGGCCGGGGTGGCCTCGAAGACGCCGCCGCCGGGGTAGCCCAGCACCAGCGCGTCGGTGTCGGCATCGGCGGGCGAGGAGGCGAACGTCAACGGCTGCAACGGCAGATCGGGCACGGCCAGGATGGAGATGTCTTCCCTGGGGTCGAAGGAGATCACCGTGGCCTCGTACGATTTGGACCCGCTCTCCACGGTGACGCTGTCCGACCCGGCCACCACGTGCGCGTTCGTCATCACCCGGGTGGGCGCGATCACGAATCCGGTGCCCTCCAGAACCTTCTGGCAGTCCGGCGCCACGCCCCGGATTCTCAGCACGCTCGGCGCAGTGGTTTCCACCACCGGGCTGGCGGCCAGCGCCGGGTCCGGCGCATCCACCGCCGCGATCGGCGTACGGCTGAAGGGCTCCAGTACGGCGGGCAGCCCGGAATCGTCGAGCACGGCCGACAGCCGCCGCGGGACGTTCTTGAGCCATTGCGGCGCGATGTCGTCGACCTGACGCAGCACCCGTGAGTCGTTGACGGCGGCGGCCAGGGCCGGCTGATCCGACGCCGTCAGCGGGGTGGCCAGCAGCCAGGCCGCGATCAGCACCACCCCCAGCTGCAAGACCACCCCGACGACCGAATCCATGGTCCGGACGCCGGGACTGCGGATCGCTCCCCGCACCGCTCGGCCCAGGACCACCCCCGCGACCTCACCGACGACGACCATGGCCAGGATCAGGAACAGCGCGGCGAACAGCTTCAGGCGGGGTCCGGAGACGCTATCGATCAGGTGCGGCGCCAGCAGCACCCCGGCCATCGCACCCAGCGCGACGCCGACGAAGGACAGCAGGGAGCCCAGCGCACCCGAACGCCAGCCGGACACTGCGGCAACGAAGGCGATCGCCAGCACGGCGATGTCCAGCCACTGCGACGACGTCATATTCCGCCTTCTCCTCCAACCTGCGCCATGGCCTCGTCGAGCCCCAGCACCTCGGTGGTGTCCCAGGGCTGCGCCCAGCCAGCCACGTCCAGCATCGCCGAGATCACCTGGGCGGTGAATCCCCAGACCAGCATCTGGTTGAGCCGGAACGCCGGCATGGCCCAACGCCGGCTGCGCGCATCACGGTAAACCATCAACCGGTTCTCGGGGTTGATGAATGCCCGGACTGGAACGCGCGCCACGATTGCGGTCTCGCCCGGGTCCACCACGGTCACCGGCCCGGGATCCTCGGAGTACGCCAGCACCGGCACCACCTGGAATCCCGACGGCGCGATGAAAATCTTCTCCAGCGCCACCAGCGGGTGGATCCGGGCCGGGTCGATCCCGGTCTCCTCGTTGGCCTCCCGCAGCGCGGTGGCAACCGGCCCGTCGTCGCCGGGATCGACCGCTCCGCCCGGGAAGGCGGCCTGCCCCGCGTGATGGCGCAGCGTCGAGGCCCGCACCGTGACCAGCAGGTCAGCCGATTCCGATATCGCCTCCGGCGGGTCGCCAGGCGGCCCGGAGAACAGCACCAGGACCGCGGCGTCTCGCCGCGCGCCGGTGACGCGTGCCTTGGCGTCGGCCGCGGCGATCATGGCCCGAACGTCGGCCGGCACCCGCCGCAGATACGCCGTGGGCACCTTGTCCACATTGTCGACCAGCGGCCGCAGCCAAGACGGGGCACGCGACGGGACCCACGCTCGGGACTCGCCAGCGCTCACCGCGCCTCCCTCTGTGCCGGAACCTGACCGTCCCACATCAGCGGCCGCTGTTCTCGACGGCGGCGGCGATCTCCTCGGCGGTGGCGAAGGGCTGCGGCAGGATGCGGGCAACGCTACCGTCCGCGGCGAGAACCACGGTCGCGGGCATCACGTTGGGCACCTGCAACGCCGCAGCAAGTTGGCGCCGGCCGTCTTGGAGGGTGGGCAGGCGCACGCCCAGTTCGGCCAGCAGTGCCAGCCCCGCGGCTTCGTTGTCGTCTTGATGCACCGTCACCACCGTGACGCCCGCGCCGGCTCGGCGCTGGTATTCGGCGAAGGCCCGCAACTCGTCGCGGCATGGCCGGCACCAGTACGCCCAGAGGTTGAGCACCACCGGCCGGTCGGCCACCATCGCAGCAACGTCTACCGGCGCCCCGTCGGCGGCGCACTCGAGGACGACGCCGCGCAGGGCACTCGGGCCGAGGCCGCCAGGACCCGCCTGGCAGGGCGGCAGGTCGGCGCGCCGGCGCAGAGCAGCAACATCCTGCCCGGCACCGGCCACCGCCCCGCCGCCGCCGGGCGCCACTGCAGCCGGCTCGCGGCGTAGCTCGGCGACCAACCCGGCCAGCAGCGCAACCAGCACCGCAACTATCGCGACGGTCCATCGAGTCGATCTGGTCATCGGTGCGGCGACTCGCTACAACCCGGCCAGCGCCAACAGGTGCTCGGTCTCGGGGCCCTTGACCAGCGCGGCCGCCTCCATCGGGGAGGTGGGCCCGATCCCGAAGGACGGGCAGTCCTTGGCCACTACGCACACCCCGCAGGCCGGTTTGCGGGCGTGGCAGACCCGCCGGCCGTGAAAGATCACCCGATGGCTGAGCAGGGTCCATTCCTTGCGCTCGATGAGCTCACCGACCGCGTGCTCGACCTTGACCGGGTCTTCTTCGCTGGTCCAGGCCCAGCGCCGCACCAGGCGACCGAAGTGCGTGTCGACGGTTATGCCCGGGACGCCGAAAGCGTTGCCCAGGATCACGTTGGCGGTCTTGCGGCCGACGCCGGGCAGCTGCACCAGTTCTTCCATGGTGCGGGGCACTTCCCCGTCGTAGCGTTCCACCAGCGCCTGGCCCAGCTTGATCAGCGCCGCGGCCTTGTTGCGGTAGAAGCCGGTGGGCCTGATCAGCTCTTCGAGCTCGGTGCGGTCGGCCTGGGCGTAGTCCAGCGCCGTGGGGTAACGGGCGAACACCGCCGGCGTCGTCAGGTTCACCCGGACGTCGGTGCACTGGGCCGAGAGCACCGTGGCGACGGCCAGTTCCAGGGGTGTGGTGAAGTCCAGCTCGCAGTGGGCGTCCGGAAACGCCTGAGCCAGAGTCCGATTCATGCGGCGAGCGCGCCGGATGAGTCCCGTCCGGGTCTCCGTCCGTGCCGCACGGGGCGTTTTGTCCACTGTCACCTCCGACAGGGTACTAATTTGTGACCCCAACGAGACCTTGCCCAGGTTTACTGGCGACTTGTGTCCTGGTTGCTGATCACCGCCATCCCGACGCTGCTGATGCTGTCGGCAGTCGGGCTGGAACGCATCGAAACCGGGCTGAGCCAGCGCGACGATGCCAATCCGCAGTTTCCCCCGAATTCCCATGCCGATCGTGTGTAGCGTTGTAACGTCTCTTGACGCCTGGCTCTAGACTCAGGTGGCTGGCCGGTTCAGCGGCCGACGATTATGCATTAAACCTTCATCAAAACATCTAAGGGGCATCGTGGACGAGATCCTGGCCAGGGCCGGAATCTTCCAGGGAGTTGAGCCCAGCGCCGTAGCCGCGCTGACCAAGCAGCTTCAGCCCGTGGACTTTCCGCGCGGACACACTGTGTTCGCCGAGGGAGAGCCCGGCGACCGGCTGTACATCATTGTCTCCGGAAAAGTGAAAATCGGTCGGCGCTCCCCCGATGGCCGGGAGAACCTCCTGACCATCATGGGCCCCTCGGACATGTTCGGCGAGCTGTCGATCTTCGACCCCGGCCCCCGGACCTCCAGCGCGACCACCATCACCGAGGTGCGCGCGGTGTCGATGGACCGCGACGCCTTGCGGTCGTGGATCTCTGATCGCCCCGAGATCGCCGAGCAGCTGCTGCGGGTGCTGGCCCGCCGGTTGCGGCGCACCAACAACAACCTGGCGGACCTGATCTTCACCGACGTGCCCGGCCGGGTGGCCAAGCAGCTGCTGCAGCTCGCGCAGCGGTTCGGCACCCAGGAAGGCGGGGCCCTGCGGGTCACCCACGACCTGACTCAGGAAGAGATCGCTCAGCTGGTCGGAGCCTCCCGCGAGACGGTCAACAAGGCGCTGGCCGACTTCGCTCACCGCGGCTGGATTCGGCTCGAGGGCAAGAGCGTGCTGATCTCGGACTCCGAGCGTCTGGCGCGGCGCGCGCGCTAAGCACCGTCGTATCGACTCCGGCGTCGTGCAGGTACCGGCGCGTGCTTTCCCATCCACAACGTGGGCTGCACGCGTAGGTCAGCGACGCAGGTAGTCCAGCTGGGCCTGCACCGACCATTCGGCGGCACTCCAGAGCTCCTCGTCGACGTCGGTGTAGACGTGTTCGACAACCTGGCGGGCGGTGGCGTCGTCGCCCAGCGCGGCCAACGCGGCGCGCACCTGGTCGAGCCGCTGTTCGCGGTGCCGCAGGTAGCCTTCGGCCACCGCTTCGATGTTCGGCAGCTCCGGACCGTGACCCGGCAGCACCGTACGCCCGCCCAGGCCGCGCAGCCGCCGCAGCGAGTCCAGGTAGCGCGTCAGGTCGCCGTCTTCGGAGTCGATGACGGTGGTGCCCCGGCCCAGTACGGTGTCGGCGGTCAGCACGGCGTCGTCGAGCACGAACGACAGCGAGTCCGCGGTGTGTCCGGGCGTGGCGAAGACGGTGATGCGCAGCCCGGCCGCGTCGATCACCTGACCGTCGGTCAGCCCGCCGCCCAGCCTCCGCTGAAATCCGCTGCCCGCCGAGTACACCGGGGCGCCGACGGCCTCGACCAGCTTGTCGATCCCATCGGTGTGATCGAAATGCCGGTGGCTGATCAGGACCA
It encodes:
- the nth gene encoding endonuclease III, translating into MNRTLAQAFPDAHCELDFTTPLELAVATVLSAQCTDVRVNLTTPAVFARYPTALDYAQADRTELEELIRPTGFYRNKAAALIKLGQALVERYDGEVPRTMEELVQLPGVGRKTANVILGNAFGVPGITVDTHFGRLVRRWAWTSEEDPVKVEHAVGELIERKEWTLLSHRVIFHGRRVCHARKPACGVCVVAKDCPSFGIGPTSPMEAAALVKGPETEHLLALAGL
- a CDS encoding TlpA family protein disulfide reductase, which translates into the protein MTRSTRWTVAIVAVLVALLAGLVAELRREPAAVAPGGGGAVAGAGQDVAALRRRADLPPCQAGPGGLGPSALRGVVLECAADGAPVDVAAMVADRPVVLNLWAYWCRPCRDELRAFAEYQRRAGAGVTVVTVHQDDNEAAGLALLAELGVRLPTLQDGRRQLAAALQVPNVMPATVVLAADGSVARILPQPFATAEEIAAAVENSGR
- the crp gene encoding cAMP-activated global transcriptional regulator CRP; the protein is MDEILARAGIFQGVEPSAVAALTKQLQPVDFPRGHTVFAEGEPGDRLYIIVSGKVKIGRRSPDGRENLLTIMGPSDMFGELSIFDPGPRTSSATTITEVRAVSMDRDALRSWISDRPEIAEQLLRVLARRLRRTNNNLADLIFTDVPGRVAKQLLQLAQRFGTQEGGALRVTHDLTQEEIAQLVGASRETVNKALADFAHRGWIRLEGKSVLISDSERLARRAR
- a CDS encoding MBL fold metallo-hydrolase; translated protein: MSASHPAYGRLRPVTETASVLLADNPGLMTLEGTNTWVLRGPGSDELVLVDPGPDDDEHIGRLAELGRIALVLISHRHFDHTDGIDKLVEAVGAPVYSAGSGFQRRLGGGLTDGQVIDAAGLRITVFATPGHTADSLSFVLDDAVLTADTVLGRGTTVIDSEDGDLTRYLDSLRRLRGLGGRTVLPGHGPELPNIEAVAEGYLRHREQRLDQVRAALAALGDDATARQVVEHVYTDVDEELWSAAEWSVQAQLDYLRR
- a CDS encoding NUDIX hydrolase translates to MGRSGSGTEGGAVSAGESRAWVPSRAPSWLRPLVDNVDKVPTAYLRRVPADVRAMIAAADAKARVTGARRDAAVLVLFSGPPGDPPEAISESADLLVTVRASTLRHHAGQAAFPGGAVDPGDDGPVATALREANEETGIDPARIHPLVALEKIFIAPSGFQVVPVLAYSEDPGPVTVVDPGETAIVARVPVRAFINPENRLMVYRDARSRRWAMPAFRLNQMLVWGFTAQVISAMLDVAGWAQPWDTTEVLGLDEAMAQVGGEGGI